The Syntrophorhabdaceae bacterium genomic sequence AACCGCGGCGAGGATAGGCGGGGGTGACCCTGAAGCGAATTCAAGGCTAAGGGTTGCCGTTCTTCTGGCAAAGGCTGAAAATATGCCGAAAGACAACATTGAGCGGGCGATCAAAAAGGGAATCGGAGCGATAGAAGGTGAAAGCTATGAGGAATATACCTATGAAGGGTATGGTCCGGGAGGGGTGGCAATACTTATAGAAACCCTCACAGATAACAAAAAACGGACCACTGCAGATGTACGCCACATCTTATCAAGGCTGAACGGCAACCTTGGTGAGGCAGGATGTGTGTCCTGGATCTTTCAGAAGAAAGGCTACATATCCTTCGATAAGAAGAGTGTTGACGAGGAAAAGATCATGGAATTAGCCCTCGAAGCAGGGGCAGAGGATGTTGTTGACACTGATACCGAGATTGAGGTTATGACCAATGTGTCGGGCTTTGAATCGGTGAAAAAGATTTTTGATGACCATGGCCTTAAATATATTGTTTCGGAGATCAGCATGATCCCGCAAACATCCGTGAAGCTGGATGGTAAGAATGCGGAAACGATGCTTAAGCTGATGGAAGCGTTGGAAGACTCAGATGATGTTCAAAGGGTATACGCTAATTTCGATATCTCTGCTTCAGAGATGGAAAGGCTAACCCAGTAAATACAATTGATCCGTAGTTTTTCTGATATTACGGCAGTTGAATTCTTTTTACTTCCCCGTTTTTCCCTGAGAACTGTACATCTTTACCATTCAGGAACATCTTTATACCCGCTGCATTCCCGATGAGGA encodes the following:
- a CDS encoding YebC/PmpR family DNA-binding transcriptional regulator, translated to MSGHSKWSSIKHKKGAADAKRGKIFTKLIKEITTAARIGGGDPEANSRLRVAVLLAKAENMPKDNIERAIKKGIGAIEGESYEEYTYEGYGPGGVAILIETLTDNKKRTTADVRHILSRLNGNLGEAGCVSWIFQKKGYISFDKKSVDEEKIMELALEAGAEDVVDTDTEIEVMTNVSGFESVKKIFDDHGLKYIVSEISMIPQTSVKLDGKNAETMLKLMEALEDSDDVQRVYANFDISASEMERLTQ